A single window of Syntrophotalea acetylenica DNA harbors:
- the nadC gene encoding carboxylating nicotinate-nucleotide diphosphorylase, protein MFEIERIIRTALQEDIGLGDITTQATIAPGTMARAELVAKQDFVLAGIDVARQVFGQLDPSVAFEKLREDGQRVQRGDVLAWIRGDAAVLLQGERVALNLLQRMSAIATHAAAFVKELEGTGTAVVDTRKTTPGLRVLEKYAVRAGGGRNHRTSLYDGVLIKENHVAAAGGIAVAVARAREIAPHTLRIEVETRNLVEVEEALAANADVIMLDNMDLDTLRQAVALIDGRAITEASGGVTLETVRGIAETGIDFVSVGALTHSSPAVDISMLFQ, encoded by the coding sequence ATGTTCGAAATCGAGCGCATTATCCGGACCGCCCTGCAGGAAGATATCGGACTGGGCGACATAACCACCCAGGCAACCATTGCGCCGGGCACCATGGCCCGCGCCGAACTGGTCGCAAAGCAGGATTTTGTTCTGGCCGGTATCGATGTGGCCCGACAGGTTTTCGGGCAACTGGATCCTTCGGTCGCTTTTGAAAAACTGCGCGAAGACGGCCAACGGGTTCAGCGTGGTGACGTGCTGGCCTGGATCAGGGGCGATGCCGCCGTTCTGTTGCAGGGTGAGCGTGTGGCGCTCAACCTGCTGCAGCGCATGAGCGCTATCGCCACCCACGCGGCGGCATTCGTGAAGGAACTGGAAGGCACCGGTACGGCGGTGGTCGATACCCGTAAAACCACTCCGGGGTTGCGCGTGCTGGAAAAATACGCGGTTCGCGCCGGTGGCGGCCGCAACCACCGCACTTCCCTTTATGACGGGGTGCTGATCAAGGAAAACCATGTTGCGGCGGCCGGCGGCATCGCCGTGGCCGTGGCCCGGGCGCGGGAGATTGCCCCCCATACCCTGCGCATCGAAGTTGAAACGCGTAACCTGGTCGAGGTGGAGGAGGCCCTGGCGGCGAACGCCGATGTTATCATGCTGGACAACATGGACCTCGATACCTTGCGGCAGGCGGTGGCGCTTATCGATGGCCGCGCCATTACCGAGGCTTCGGGTGGCGTTACCCTCGAAACGGTGCGCGGGATCGCTGAAACCGGCATTGATTTTGTTTCCGTTGGCGCCTTGACCCATTCGAGTCCGGCGGTCGACATTTCCATGCTTTTTCAATAG
- a CDS encoding flagellar motor protein MotB: MHKPFLSIAAIPVLVFLASGCISRSEFQRKTDEAQHFAALSQSLEQDYAKLLEQQKQTALRYDEMAGQLEDARSALTALRNEKLRAKADIERLEGILAERGHETGKAMTELRQAVDRLEEEKRAITEQLQQEKLARQARIAELKTTYDALVGKLENEIRRGEITITDLQGRLTVNLVERILFDSGQAEIKPAGLGVLRRVGSVLKQAAGKTIRVEGHTDNVPISPRLKKIYPSNWELSTARAASVVHFLQESLGIAGERLAVCGFGPYQPAASNATAQGRAQNRRIRIILTTVDENPGKTP, from the coding sequence GTGCACAAGCCCTTTCTGTCCATTGCAGCCATTCCGGTGCTGGTTTTTCTTGCGTCCGGATGCATCAGCCGCTCCGAGTTTCAACGCAAAACGGACGAAGCGCAGCATTTCGCGGCCCTGAGCCAGAGCCTTGAGCAGGATTATGCCAAACTGCTGGAACAGCAGAAACAAACGGCACTGCGTTACGATGAGATGGCAGGTCAGCTGGAGGATGCCCGCAGCGCCCTGACCGCCTTGCGCAACGAGAAACTGCGCGCCAAGGCCGACATCGAACGACTGGAGGGAATCCTTGCCGAAAGAGGCCATGAAACCGGAAAAGCCATGACCGAACTGCGACAGGCCGTTGACCGTCTGGAAGAGGAAAAACGCGCCATCACAGAGCAGTTGCAGCAGGAAAAGCTGGCCCGTCAGGCACGCATCGCGGAACTTAAAACAACCTACGATGCGTTGGTGGGAAAACTGGAAAACGAAATCAGACGCGGTGAAATCACAATCACCGACTTGCAGGGACGCTTGACTGTGAACCTGGTGGAAAGGATTCTCTTCGACTCCGGCCAGGCCGAAATCAAACCCGCCGGCCTTGGCGTCCTCAGACGTGTCGGCAGCGTACTCAAACAGGCTGCCGGCAAAACCATTCGTGTCGAGGGACATACCGACAACGTCCCCATCAGTCCACGACTGAAAAAAATCTACCCGTCCAACTGGGAATTGTCCACCGCTCGCGCCGCGAGCGTCGTGCATTTTCTGCAGGAAAGCCTGGGCATTGCCGGCGAACGGCTGGCCGTCTGCGGCTTTGGACCCTATCAGCCTGCAGCGAGCAACGCCACCGCCCAGGGCAGGGCTCAGAACCGCCGCATCCGCATCATTCTGACAACTGTGGATGAAAACCCGGGAAAAACGCCCTGA